In a single window of the Salvelinus namaycush isolate Seneca chromosome 18, SaNama_1.0, whole genome shotgun sequence genome:
- the ppil3 gene encoding peptidyl-prolyl cis-trans isomerase-like 3 isoform X1, producing the protein MAVTLHTDLGDLKIELFCERAPKSCENFLALCAGGFYNGCIFHRNIKGFMVQTGDPTGTGKGGTSIWGRKFEDELSEHLKTFFSFISVQHNVRGVVSMANNGPNTNASQFFFTYAKQPHLDMKYTVFGKIIDGLETLDELEKLPVNEKSFRPLTETRIKDVTLHANPFAG; encoded by the exons ATG GCAGTGACACTGCACACAGACCTTGGGGATTTAAAAATCGAGCTGTTCTGTGAACGTGCCCCGAAATCATGTGAG AATTTCCTAGCCCTGTGTGCAGGTGGGTTCTACAATGGCTGCATATTCCACAGGAACATCAAAGGGTTCATGGTTCAGACCGGCGACCCCACAG GCACTGGAAAAGGAGGGACGAGTATTTGGGGACGGAAATTTGAAGATGAGTTGAGTGAACACCTAAAA acatttttttcatttatttccgTGCAGCATAATGTGCGTGGCGTGGTTTCTATGGCGAACAACGGCCCCAACACTAATGCCTCCCAGTTCTTCTTCACCTATGCCAAGCAGCCCCATCTGGACATGAAGTACACCGTGTTTGGAAA AATAATAGATGGCTTGGAAACACTGGATGAACTGGAGAAGCTCCCGGTCAATGAAAAGTCATTTCGGCCGCTGACTGAGACTCGTATAAAGGACGTGACTCTTCATGCCAACCCATTTGCAGGATAG
- the ppil3 gene encoding peptidyl-prolyl cis-trans isomerase-like 3 isoform X2 → MAVTLHTDLGDLKIELFCERAPKSCENFLALCAGGFYNGCIFHRNIKGFMVQTGDPTGTGKGGTSIWGRKFEDELSEHLKHNVRGVVSMANNGPNTNASQFFFTYAKQPHLDMKYTVFGKIIDGLETLDELEKLPVNEKSFRPLTETRIKDVTLHANPFAG, encoded by the exons ATG GCAGTGACACTGCACACAGACCTTGGGGATTTAAAAATCGAGCTGTTCTGTGAACGTGCCCCGAAATCATGTGAG AATTTCCTAGCCCTGTGTGCAGGTGGGTTCTACAATGGCTGCATATTCCACAGGAACATCAAAGGGTTCATGGTTCAGACCGGCGACCCCACAG GCACTGGAAAAGGAGGGACGAGTATTTGGGGACGGAAATTTGAAGATGAGTTGAGTGAACACCTAAAA CATAATGTGCGTGGCGTGGTTTCTATGGCGAACAACGGCCCCAACACTAATGCCTCCCAGTTCTTCTTCACCTATGCCAAGCAGCCCCATCTGGACATGAAGTACACCGTGTTTGGAAA AATAATAGATGGCTTGGAAACACTGGATGAACTGGAGAAGCTCCCGGTCAATGAAAAGTCATTTCGGCCGCTGACTGAGACTCGTATAAAGGACGTGACTCTTCATGCCAACCCATTTGCAGGATAG